Proteins encoded within one genomic window of Bacteroidota bacterium:
- a CDS encoding response regulator, whose translation MKPINCILLIDDNATDNVFHQIIINDADICNCLNIVTGGQEGLEYIIKSAEPESTRPKPDLIYLDINMPRMNGFEFLEEYEKLDSKLKTGIHIIMLTTSLNPVDKFRALADKSVMDFQNKPLTVEMLQQTAKKYFSEK comes from the coding sequence ATGAAACCGATAAATTGCATTCTTTTAATCGACGACAACGCCACTGATAATGTCTTTCATCAGATTATTATCAACGATGCCGATATCTGCAACTGTCTGAACATTGTCACGGGCGGTCAGGAAGGGCTGGAATATATTATTAAATCTGCAGAACCAGAAAGTACACGGCCTAAACCCGACCTTATTTACCTTGATATAAACATGCCGCGGATGAATGGTTTCGAGTTTTTGGAGGAATATGAGAAATTAGATTCGAAATTGAAAACAGGCATTCACATCATCATGCTTACTACTTCTTTAAATCCTGTCGATAAATTCCGTGCTCTGGCAGATAAAAGTGTGATGGATTTTCAGAATAAACCACTCACGGTGGAAATGCTTCAACAAACCGCTAAAAAATATTTTTCTGAAAAATAA
- a CDS encoding PAS domain S-box protein — protein MRKEDKSVNDILRKRAEKALSAQLSKSEEKYSETNVRKLIHELEVHQIELEMQNLELTQAQNKATELSEKLTELYDFAPSGYFTLSKDGKIRELNLGGAHMLGKERSRLINSLFSFFVTDDKKKVFNSFLDRVFNNNGTESCEITFALNGEFPMCVYLSGVATKEAEHCHITAVDITASKKSEKALKESEAKLRSSFDQSPVGSVIVDFNKCFTRCNETFCKFIGYTEDELIGKGIADITHPDDVELGIAEMKQILDGEIPSSTVQKRYIRKDGSIVWGEARISVVRDSNNRPLYFLPVIFDITARKMAEEATALANSRIRQLIDSNIIGVIIADANGKILEANNYYLEMLGYTAADFNEGKVDWRKITPPEWLPADERAISELRKAGICIPYEKEYFHVNGSRVSVLLTDALLPGPGEQIVAFAQNITERKEAEAALRNSESLYHLITDKISDVVWLMDLNGKSLFVSPSIVQFTGFSVEEYLNQSFIERFSHESAIYALENFRKEVHLYTSAKTQPPDYKKIMVLEYRCKDGSLKTGEVLITPYFDDNNRCIGLHGVTRDITQRKIVEEKLNLVEKNYRTIFENVQDVFYRTDLSGIIFEISPSIKYFSDFLPEELIGFPVENIYYNPADRNIFIKAISEKGELRDYELRLKTKSGDIRYASINARLIFDENGKPHHIDGALRDITKRKLAEQSLEQIHNQLFKISEQVPGVIYQYRLFADGKSCFPYSSSGMNDIYEYAPDEVREDATPVFGRIHPDDLQNVSDLIFESARTLNHFNCEFRVVLPRQGLRWRYSDAMPERMPDNSTLWHGIIYDITDRKLAELALQKKSDELEHLNSHFVGREIKMIELKKEINELLKQAGQKEKYVIH, from the coding sequence ATGAGAAAAGAAGATAAATCAGTCAACGATATTCTTCGCAAAAGAGCTGAAAAGGCACTGAGCGCGCAGCTTTCAAAATCTGAAGAAAAATACAGCGAAACCAATGTCAGGAAATTAATTCACGAGCTTGAGGTACATCAGATTGAACTTGAAATGCAAAATCTGGAACTCACTCAAGCACAAAATAAAGCAACTGAATTATCTGAAAAACTTACTGAATTATACGACTTTGCTCCTTCTGGCTATTTCACACTTTCAAAAGATGGAAAAATACGCGAGCTAAACCTCGGAGGTGCCCACATGCTGGGCAAAGAGCGCTCACGCTTGATTAACAGCCTTTTCTCGTTTTTCGTAACAGACGATAAAAAAAAAGTATTCAATAGTTTTCTTGACAGGGTTTTTAATAACAATGGTACTGAATCGTGCGAGATTACTTTTGCGCTGAATGGTGAATTTCCTATGTGCGTTTACCTTTCGGGAGTTGCAACAAAAGAAGCCGAACACTGTCATATTACCGCTGTAGACATCACCGCAAGCAAGAAATCTGAAAAAGCCCTGAAAGAAAGTGAGGCGAAGCTTCGAAGCTCTTTCGATCAATCACCTGTTGGCTCTGTTATTGTTGATTTCAATAAGTGCTTTACACGATGCAACGAAACTTTTTGCAAATTCATCGGTTATACCGAAGATGAACTTATTGGAAAAGGAATAGCCGATATTACCCATCCTGACGATGTAGAATTGGGAATAGCTGAGATGAAACAAATTCTGGACGGAGAAATACCCTCATCCACGGTTCAGAAACGATATATCCGCAAAGATGGTTCTATTGTTTGGGGCGAAGCAAGAATTTCTGTCGTTCGCGATTCAAACAATCGACCGTTATATTTTCTGCCTGTAATTTTCGATATTACGGCCCGTAAAATGGCAGAAGAAGCCACAGCTCTCGCCAATAGCCGCATTCGACAGTTAATCGATTCCAATATTATCGGGGTAATTATTGCCGATGCCAACGGGAAAATTCTGGAAGCAAATAATTATTATCTCGAAATGCTTGGCTATACGGCAGCCGATTTTAATGAAGGCAAAGTTGACTGGAGGAAAATTACACCACCTGAATGGCTACCCGCCGATGAACGCGCCATCAGCGAATTGCGTAAAGCAGGCATTTGTATCCCTTACGAAAAAGAATACTTCCATGTTAATGGCTCACGCGTTTCTGTACTTCTTACGGATGCACTTTTACCCGGTCCGGGTGAACAAATTGTTGCGTTTGCACAGAATATTACCGAACGCAAGGAAGCTGAAGCGGCATTGCGCAATAGCGAAAGTCTGTACCACCTTATCACCGATAAAATTTCAGATGTGGTGTGGCTTATGGACCTTAACGGAAAGAGCCTTTTTGTCTCTCCGTCTATCGTTCAATTTACCGGATTTTCGGTTGAGGAATATTTGAATCAGTCGTTTATTGAGCGGTTTTCTCACGAATCGGCTATCTACGCCTTGGAAAATTTCAGAAAAGAAGTACATCTGTATACCTCTGCTAAAACGCAACCGCCGGATTATAAAAAAATAATGGTTCTGGAGTATCGGTGTAAAGATGGCAGCTTAAAAACCGGTGAAGTCCTTATTACACCTTACTTTGATGATAACAATAGATGTATTGGACTGCATGGCGTTACAAGAGATATTACGCAACGCAAAATTGTAGAGGAGAAACTGAACCTGGTCGAAAAAAATTACCGCACAATTTTTGAAAATGTTCAGGACGTATTTTATCGTACTGACCTAAGTGGGATAATATTTGAGATTAGTCCGTCAATAAAATATTTTTCAGACTTCTTGCCCGAGGAACTGATTGGCTTTCCCGTTGAAAATATTTATTATAATCCGGCCGACCGCAATATTTTTATAAAAGCAATTTCGGAAAAAGGAGAACTCAGAGATTATGAACTGAGGCTGAAAACCAAATCGGGCGACATCAGATATGCGTCCATAAATGCCCGTCTTATTTTCGATGAAAATGGGAAGCCGCATCATATCGATGGCGCTTTAAGAGATATTACAAAAAGAAAGCTGGCAGAGCAGTCGCTGGAACAAATACATAATCAGTTATTCAAAATTTCCGAACAGGTGCCCGGCGTTATTTACCAGTACAGGCTTTTTGCCGATGGAAAATCATGTTTTCCATACTCCAGTTCCGGCATGAACGATATTTATGAATATGCACCCGATGAAGTGCGCGAAGACGCTACGCCTGTCTTCGGCCGAATTCATCCCGATGACCTGCAAAATGTTTCGGATCTTATTTTTGAATCAGCCAGAACACTCAATCATTTTAATTGCGAATTTCGAGTTGTGCTTCCCCGGCAAGGATTGCGCTGGCGATACAGCGATGCAATGCCCGAACGTATGCCCGACAACAGCACCTTGTGGCATGGCATAATTTATGACATCACCGACCGCAAACTCGCAGAACTGGCATTGCAAAAGAAATCAGATGAACTTGAACATCTGAACAGCCATTTTGTCGGTCGCGAAATAAAAATGATTGAACTCAAAAAAGAAATCAATGAGCTGCTGAAACAAGCCGGACAGAAAGAAAAATACGTGATTCATTAA